DNA from Calypte anna isolate BGI_N300 chromosome 6, bCalAnn1_v1.p, whole genome shotgun sequence:
agctgcccatggaggtggtggagttgccatccctggaagtgtaaAAGTACTCTGTAGgtgtggcacttcagggcatgctctgGTGGGTTTTTCTGGGCTCAgtgaggtcttttccaactcttGAAGTTGTGTGATTCTTCCAGAGGCATCGTGCATCACAGAGATGTCAGTGATGATGGCCTGCTGGAAGCAGAATGACTTCAACGACGCGGCGTGTGCCGAAGAGATCCGACTGTTCTATGACTGCGTGGCAAAGGCAGAAGTAATTAATTCCTCTCTTGTGTTCTTAAATGCTATTCTTAGGGAAGGATGAAGCCCCAAATCAATCATTTTTTAATGGGTCAGCAGTGATGACATTCCTGAATTGGTGGTGGGACCCATTTGAGCAGTAGGAGAGGTGCAGGATGATGCAGATGAAACATGCAGAAGTTAAATTTAGATTAAATTAGAATTACAGAACTGTAGAAAGGGACTGGACATTTCGTGTGTCATAACCAAGGATGAAAATAATATTCACTTCCATTCCTACCTGTGCTGTCAGATTCTTGAAGTAGAGCTCATTAGCTGTCAGTTGACCCTAAACTATGCCATTGCTTTTgatttcttccagtttttctAAAGTTTTAGCACTAGTGAAGCAATGATATTTACTGCTCTTCACATCCATGGTAGTTTAGGGTGAGGGAGAGTGCAGTTTGGAGCTGTTAAGTTGCCCAGTGATTTGTATGATGGGAAATGTGGATTATATTGTAGCTGGGGGCACATACAGTGTGGGTAAGTTTTCCCAACTGCTCTGattcataaaaataagaaataactCCCTCAGGTACTGATCCAGTATGTGTACTGTCTATACAGTGGGGGAAGTGGTAAGTTAGGATCCCAAGTTCCAATCTAATGAATCTGTAAATAGTTCTGTGCTTGCAGGGGTGAGGGTGGAGACAAGATGGTAGAGAAATAACCAGGGGTTTCAGTTATCCTTGTAACAAACAGAATTTGCAGGATACATGAGGTAGTTGCAACTATTCTTGATTCTCTGAAAATCAGGAGTTATTTTAGTCTGTTTCTGGCTTAGAAGGCTtgacattttcttgaaaaatgcaTGTTGTTTGGAAACAACAGGTTTCCAGCTATATGGTAAGTTTCAAATTGTGTCAGGTTCAAAAGCAGATTAAAGGTGAGtgtccattttttcccccccagtaATTGTAGCACCTTTTAGTAGTGACTTACTGATGCTGTTTGGCAGTATATAGGAAAAGTTATCCACAGTTCATATGGTAGATTACAAAGGAAACTAataatagaaaggaaaaagaaaaaagtccatATTGTTCCTATAACTTTATGATATTGTTAACTAAAAGTCTAATCTTCAGAAGTTGTTGGTCACTCATTActtaaattttgtttcattagcTTCACCATGTAAAGGTCATCAGCCTTTGTGAGTATTGAGCCAAGTTCCTTAAAGAGTCAGCATTATTCTGAAGGGAAGATCCCAGTGCAGTTAGTAGTAGCCTTTGAGTGTCAGATAAATTAAACAGAGGTGATATTTTGaggtttctttctctcttccagaaGGAGCGCAGGgagcaggctgcagaggagacaCTGTCACCTGGGGGAAACCTGCCTTCAAGCAAAGTGAACAAACTCCTGAGGAGGTTTCCTCAGATCACACGTTATGTGTAATGTGCTTTCCTAAAGGGACTGCAGACAAGCAATTAAAGTTGGAGTCTTTGGCAAAAAAAGTGGACTTGAGTCAGCATTTGGCATCAGGTGGTATCTGTCAGCACTGCTGTATGGATTCTGACTGCACCTTTATTTCCAGAGTGAAAAACACTCATCTTGACTTGTTCCTGAGGTTCTGGGGTCTTGCAGTCCTGGGATTTCTCCAGTTTTGTTTGACTAGCCACAGTGTGGAGTGGAGGCTTCGCTGTGAAGATCTCTCTAGGAATGTAACTGCCTTTTGTGACAGACAGGGGGTGACTTTTCCTCATGAATAAGCTTCCTGCCAAACTTCTGGGCTGCTGTCAAAAAGTGCTCAGGCCCAGACATTGAGCAAACTTCAAAATTATACTCAGCTCATGGTTTGTACTCCTAGGTTGAGTACACACAATTGGGTTCCTCTTGAAGTGTTTTtaattcctgctgctgcacaagAGGGCTGTAGAATGAGGAAGAAATCtccagcaaaatattttgttaatagACAATATGTTGGTAAAGgtcaaatacaatttttaaatgtaggAGCTTGTGATTGGGGCCCTCTGGTTTGCAGGTGGGACAAGTCTGGTGCCATGTTGGGTTGATGATGTTGTGTGCACTGCAATAAAATACTGCAGGACTGTTGTTTGGCTTGGGCAGCTCATAATCTACAACTAAATGTTCCATTG
Protein-coding regions in this window:
- the CHCHD1 gene encoding coiled-coil-helix-coiled-coil-helix domain-containing protein 1, whose amino-acid sequence is MAAPVYPPWVTRWLSGQWRQRKRPPAIRPTRPLVLADKVANRREQAGEASCITEMSVMMACWKQNDFNDAACAEEIRLFYDCVAKAEKERREQAAEETLSPGGNLPSSKVNKLLRRFPQITRYV